CAAGGAAGGATATAATAAACCTTTTGGGGAATAAAATAAAGAATGTTTGATTGTCAGTATTTGATTGATCTTGAAGGCCTGATGCCTTGAATCGGCCAAGGAGGGGTAATTCATGAAACTGGTTACGGCTTCAGCGATGCGGGAGGCGGATCGCACTACCATGAAGGATCTCGGTTTCCCCGGGATCGCATTGATGGAAAATGCGGGGATGAGGGTTACGGAAGCGATCATGTCCATAGACCCCCTGCCGCGAAGGGTGGTTATCCTCGTAGGCCCCGGCAACAACGGAGGCGACGGCCTGGTCGTTGCCCGTCACCTGGATCGGCTGGGTTTTCAGCTTTCAGTCTGGTCTACCGCACCGAAGGAATCATATTCGGGGGATCCGGGGATAAACCTGAATTTCCTTGAGAAGAAGGGACTTTATGTCAAGCATATCCAGGACCATGTGCAACTGGGAATGGTGGAGGAAGATATCCACCGCGCCGATCTGGTGGTGGATGCCCTCCTGGGAACGGGGATCGGAAGGCCGGTGGAGGGGATGATCGCTTCGCTCATCGGGGTCCTGAACTCTTCCTGGATCCCGGTGCTTTCCGTGGACATTCCTTCGGGCATCGATGCTGATACCGGGGAGGTGCGAGGCAATGCTGTCCGGGCCTGGTGGACGATCACTTTTGCTTATCCCAAAAGGGGGCTCATGCTCTACCCGGGAGCTGATCATGCCGGGTGGGTCAGTGTAGCCGAAATAGACATACCCCCCGAAGCTCTTCCCCCCGAGGGGCTTGAAGTCATCACCCCGGCCCGGATTTACCGTCTGTTGCCCGATCGTCCCGGCAACGCCCACAAGGGCACTTTTGGCAAGATAATGATCGTGGCCGGTTCGCCGGGGATGACCGGAGCGGCGGCCCTGGCCGGTGAAGCGGCATTGCGGGGCGGGGGTGGCCTCGTTTATGTGGCCACATCACAGCGCCTCCGTCAAATCCTTGAAGCCAAGACATTGGAAGTGATCACCATGGATTTGCCGGAAACGGGGAAAGGCGAAATTTCCGACGATGCCGCGAATATCATTTTGCAGAAGGCGGCAAACTGCCATGTTCTGGCTGTGGGACCCGGAATGACCCCCGGAGAAGAAACCTATCGGTTACTGGAGGAACTTATTCCCGACTGCCCGGTACCCATGATTCTTGATGCGGGTGCGCTCGGTGCCCTGGCTCGGGGGCCTGAAATACTGTTGAAAGCCAGGGCGCCGGTTATCATCACCCCTCATCCCGGCGAGATGTCGCGTCTGACCGGCTTGCAACTGGCAGAAGTGGAGCGAGATCGCTTTGCATTGCCGGCGAAGATAGCCCGGTCATGGAAGACTGTCGTGGTGATGAAAGGGGCGCCTACCGTGATTTCTTTTCCCAACGGTCTTTCATATGTCAACCCCACGGGGGGGCCGGCCCTGGCTACCGCCGGAACGGGGGATGTCCTCACCGGGTTGATTGCTGGCCTGGTCGGCCAGGGGCTTCCGGTGGAAGAAGCCGCTCTGTGCGGGGCGTTCATCCACGGGGTTGCCGGCGATCTGGCGGCATCGGAGGGGCGCGGGATCAAGGCCGGTGATGTCCTTTTGCATTTTCCCGCCACATTCAAAACGTTGGAAAGCAGGGGTTGGGAGAGCAGTATTTTTGGCCCCTTTCACCGGGATTTGCGGCCACGATTTCGCCGGGACAGCTGAATCCAGGTTGCTGTTGCCATGGCGATTCGGGCCCGTACATTACAATTTTGTTGCTCATTTTGCAGCAAAAAAGCGGGAGTGGGGGAGGCAAAGGCCCTGGTTTCACCGACGGGCGCGGCACCTCCAAAAAATTGATCAGGAGTGATAACCGGAAATGTTGATTCGAGAAATCATGACCGAGGAAGTTGTTACCGTGCATGTTGATGATTCTGTCGAAAAATGTGCAAATTTGCTTCTGCAACACAATATCAGCGGCCTGCCGGTGGTGGATGATCACCACAAGGTTGTGGGGATGGTAACCGAGGGCGATCTGATCCGGCGGGCGGCGCGCATCCAGGCGCCGGGTTACCTTGACATCCTGGGCGGTCTGATCTATCTTGGTGACCCGAAAAAATTTGTCAATGAACTGAAGAGAGCGATGTCACTGAAAGCCGGGGATCTGATGACCCCTGGGGTGATATCCATTTCTCCCGATGATGATACGGAAGTGGCTGCAACGGCCATGCTGAAAAATAACATCAGCCGTATCCCGGTCATCGACGGGAACAAGAAACTGGTTGGTATCGTATCCCGCCGCGACATCATGCTCTCGCTGTACAAAACGGAGTAAATCATGCCTTCCCGTTCAATCATCGGCTAGCACGGTACGGGTTCAACCGGATCAGGCCCAGGGTTTCTTCCCGCACCTCTTCCAGGCGTTGTGCATGATAATCTCTCAGCAGGGGATCACTCCCCCTTCTGTAATCGGCAAGCGCATCATCAACGGACACTACCCGGAACTGCCGTGGCCCACCCTGGCTGTAGATGTGGATCCAGGTGGGCACGCAATTTATCTTTGCCACGCTGATCCTGCCCTCTTCATCGCGGCGGTAGTGGATTCGCAGGATCATTCCGCTGTCGGTATGTTTCATGATCTGATCGGCGATGAAGTTGCCGAGCGAATAGACAACCACGCCCTCCCTCCGTGATTCTTCATCTCCGGTGCTGATGAATTCTACTCGCTGGAGCACATGCGGGTGACTCCCCAGTATGAGGTCGCCCCCCCACGAGATGATCTTCCCGGCCAATTGTTGTTGCTCCTCGTTGGGTTCTCGACTGTATTCCTGCCCCCAATGCATGGATACGACCACAATTTCCGCTCCTTTTTTTCGGGCAGATCCGATATCCTTCCTGATCAGATCCTCGTCAATCATGTTTACCAGATACTTTTTCCCGCCGGGAATGGGGATACCATTCGTGCCGTATGTATAGGCAAGAAAAGCCGCCCGGATACCGTTTTTCTCCATGATCGGAAAATTGTCACGCTCCCCGGCGGAACGTGCCGTGCCCGTGAAAGCGAGCCCCGCTTTTTCCAGATGCATTGCGGTTCTCTGCACACCTGCTTCCAGCCGATCCATGCAGTGGTTGTTGGCTGTTGACATGATGGAAAAACCCGCCTTCTTCAAATCAGCGGCCAAACTTTCAGGGGTGTTGAAGGCGGGGTAACCGGTGTATGCCAACTCTTCGCCGGCCAGGGTCGTCTCCAGGTTGCCGATGGTCACATCTCCTTCCCGTAGATACTTCTCCACGGGGGCAAACCATTTGGCGAACTCGAAATCACCCGTTGCCGGGTTGAGCGCAGAAGGAAATTGAGTTTTATGGACCATGATGTCCCCCGTGGCCACGATCAACAATTCGGCAGGTTCCTGCGGCAGGGGCTTCTCCCGTTCCTTCTCATCCCGGGAAATGCTCCCGATCCGCATGTCGGCGGCGGGGTCATCCGTAAAAAAAAGATAGAGACCGATGATGGCCAGCAATGCCAGGACAACGACACTCCAGGTTCGAAAATGTTTTTTAATTGGCAGCACCTCCATGCAGGGCCAATAATCCGGCATTATATTGTATTCATCAGAAAATAATTTAGACCACTGCCGTTCCGCCGAAAGGTACCGTTCCCGGCTATCGCTGCCCATTATGCGGAGTAAAAATACTTTGAACGGGAACGTTAATCTGGTAATATATCTATGAGTCCGTCGTAAAATATAAAATGTCTGAAGGAAATGGGGATAGATATCCGGGCGGCGGGTTCCGTGTTCGAGGTCAAGAGACGATGCCAATCCATTCGAACGTATCACGATAGCAGACAGGGGGAGAGCAATTTTGGGTAGGAAGAGCAGACTCAAAAAAATGAGGAAGGCCCAGGCCTCCGATAATGGCCATGCAGGAAAAACAACAACAAAAAACAAAAAACAGAATGGCGGACGGCAAAGAAACTGGACTGATTATACTCTTATCGCCGTGATCATCATTGTTCTGGTGACGGCCCTTTATTTTGTGGGGGATCTGAATGAAAGTACCGTCGGGGAAGATGACCAGGGGGCAGAACCGACAGGTGTGTTTGAAAAACTATTTGAATTTGCCGGCCGGAAGCCTCCTGATGAGAAGAAAAGCAGGGATGTCGGGAGCCGCATATCTGACAGGCTGGAAAAAGAAAGGGAAGAAGATAAAATGAAAAGACCTGTGGTGACGATAGAAATGAAAGGCGGGGGCAAGATCAAGATCCAGCTGGAGCCCGAAGTGGCTCCCAATACGGTTAACAACTTCATCTCGCTCGTGGAGAATGGTTATTATGATGGTCTGACATTCCACCGCGTTATTCCCGGCTTCATGATCCAGGGTGGCTGCCCGGAAGGTACCGGGACCGGCGGGCCCGGCTACAGTATCAAGGGGGAGTTCACCTCCAACGACCATCGCAATGATCTCAAGCATGAGCGGGGCGCGGTATCCATGGCCCGGTCTGCTTCGCCGGATTCTGCGGGATCGCAATTTTTCATCGTGCTCGAAACAGCGTCCCATCTGGACCGGGAGTATGCAGCATTTGGCAAGGTCATATCGGGCATGGAAGAAGTTGATCGTATCGTGAACGCCAGTGACGGCGACCCTGATGAAAACGGGAAGGTGCGCGGTCAGGTTCAGGTGATGAAGAAAGTCACGGTGGAAACCTTCGGTATTGCTTACGACCAGCCCGAAAAACTTTGAGTCCCGGGGGAGAATGCCTGGGTACAGTAACTGTCGTGTTTGAAAACAATTTCATATTGCCTGTACAGGGTTGGTTGCTGGCCGCCACCCATATTCAGTTCATCACAATCCTATCTGCAGTAGTGTAGCCACGTTTTTCATCCTGTTGCTGATACTCACTCTGTTTGAACCGGCGAAGACCAGGCCAACGGCATTGTTTTTGTTGTTTAGAAGCAGTGAGCCGCTGTCCCCGGGCAGTGCTATGGCTGAAGTGACAAGCTGATCGGTAAATATGACCGGTTTCCCGCTTTCCATGGCCACGGCGATATGCACATCCCTGGCCAGC
This genomic interval from Bacillota bacterium contains the following:
- a CDS encoding NAD(P)H-hydrate dehydratase — its product is MKLVTASAMREADRTTMKDLGFPGIALMENAGMRVTEAIMSIDPLPRRVVILVGPGNNGGDGLVVARHLDRLGFQLSVWSTAPKESYSGDPGINLNFLEKKGLYVKHIQDHVQLGMVEEDIHRADLVVDALLGTGIGRPVEGMIASLIGVLNSSWIPVLSVDIPSGIDADTGEVRGNAVRAWWTITFAYPKRGLMLYPGADHAGWVSVAEIDIPPEALPPEGLEVITPARIYRLLPDRPGNAHKGTFGKIMIVAGSPGMTGAAALAGEAALRGGGGLVYVATSQRLRQILEAKTLEVITMDLPETGKGEISDDAANIILQKAANCHVLAVGPGMTPGEETYRLLEELIPDCPVPMILDAGALGALARGPEILLKARAPVIITPHPGEMSRLTGLQLAEVERDRFALPAKIARSWKTVVVMKGAPTVISFPNGLSYVNPTGGPALATAGTGDVLTGLIAGLVGQGLPVEEAALCGAFIHGVAGDLAASEGRGIKAGDVLLHFPATFKTLESRGWESSIFGPFHRDLRPRFRRDS
- a CDS encoding CBS domain-containing protein gives rise to the protein MLIREIMTEEVVTVHVDDSVEKCANLLLQHNISGLPVVDDHHKVVGMVTEGDLIRRAARIQAPGYLDILGGLIYLGDPKKFVNELKRAMSLKAGDLMTPGVISISPDDDTEVAATAMLKNNISRIPVIDGNKKLVGIVSRRDIMLSLYKTE
- a CDS encoding CapA family protein, with product MPDYWPCMEVLPIKKHFRTWSVVVLALLAIIGLYLFFTDDPAADMRIGSISRDEKEREKPLPQEPAELLIVATGDIMVHKTQFPSALNPATGDFEFAKWFAPVEKYLREGDVTIGNLETTLAGEELAYTGYPAFNTPESLAADLKKAGFSIMSTANNHCMDRLEAGVQRTAMHLEKAGLAFTGTARSAGERDNFPIMEKNGIRAAFLAYTYGTNGIPIPGGKKYLVNMIDEDLIRKDIGSARKKGAEIVVVSMHWGQEYSREPNEEQQQLAGKIISWGGDLILGSHPHVLQRVEFISTGDEESRREGVVVYSLGNFIADQIMKHTDSGMILRIHYRRDEEGRISVAKINCVPTWIHIYSQGGPRQFRVVSVDDALADYRRGSDPLLRDYHAQRLEEVREETLGLIRLNPYRASR
- a CDS encoding peptidylprolyl isomerase, with amino-acid sequence MKRPVVTIEMKGGGKIKIQLEPEVAPNTVNNFISLVENGYYDGLTFHRVIPGFMIQGGCPEGTGTGGPGYSIKGEFTSNDHRNDLKHERGAVSMARSASPDSAGSQFFIVLETASHLDREYAAFGKVISGMEEVDRIVNASDGDPDENGKVRGQVQVMKKVTVETFGIAYDQPEKL